The following is a genomic window from Sporocytophaga myxococcoides DSM 11118.
CAGCATACAAACCTCCGGATAAGAAATAAGATTGCATACCTTCCGGCACTTCCATGTTATCTGATACTTCCATTGCAGCCCATTTCACGAATTCTGACTCAGGATTCATATAATCGTCTGTATGCTGATATATCTGCAAGCTAAATAAATCAGAAGATACTGGATTGATTATAGATTTTCTCACAGGCATAAAACTTCGCCAAAGTTCGACGGTTCTATTTTCCTTTAAAGACATTTTAAGTTGTTTTCCGATAAGTATTTTACCAAAAATTGTTTCTAATCGCGGAACCAAGGGAGTTATAAGTTTTAAGTATTAAGTTTTAAGTATTAAGAAGTGAATTCTAACTGAAATAAAAATTCAAAACTGAATAGAAAGCTAATGTACGAAGAGGATATTACCTAGTTTACTTTCTTAAAGATTTTGTAATAGGCCAGTCCTGATGTAGCTTCTTCTCCTTTAGTGATAAATTCACCAATTGGAAGACTTTTAATAAACAAAAATCCCGAAGTTGTCCATCTCCCATCTATAATTATGTTGTGTTTAAGCTTTACTTCCTCAACTTTCTTTAAGGAATCAGCCTGCTTTTCCCAGATTTGAAATCCAAATGGAAGATCATCATAAACTACACTCAAATTACTTTGCTTGTTAAATATAAATCTGCCCTGAGCATCAGGAACCGGCCTGTTCCAAAGAAATGAAACCTTTCCATTACTCTTATCTATCAAAAGGACATTTTCATCTTCATACATTCCCTTTACAATCAGGTATTGTTTAAACGACTTATTATAACCTTCAAAATGATATTTGAAACTTTCAGTTTCATCCTCCGAGACGGAGTCTTTCAAAATCATGTTTTCAGAATTATCTATAGGCAAGCTTATTCCATCTTCCAAAATTGTAATAAAAGAAGTATCATTAATAAAATGATTATCTGCAAATTTTGTCTTTTCAAATTCAGTGGAGTCGATCTGAACGATAGAGAAATTATTCATCACTGAAGCCTCTTCATGGAACGACAAAATAGTTTCTTCTTCCTCTGAACGTACCTCTCCTGTCTGCTCTTTCTGGGTTGTGCATGACC
Proteins encoded in this region:
- a CDS encoding GyrI-like domain-containing protein, whose product is MVPRLETIFGKILIGKQLKMSLKENRTVELWRSFMPVRKSIINPVSSDLFSLQIYQHTDDYMNPESEFVKWAAMEVSDNMEVPEGMQSYFLSGGLYAVFLHKGGPQNFHETFHFIFKEWMPTSGYTVDHREHFELLGDKYKNNDPDSEEEIWIPVKRLEN